A genomic window from Gigantopelta aegis isolate Gae_Host unplaced genomic scaffold, Gae_host_genome ctg7137_pilon_pilon, whole genome shotgun sequence includes:
- the LOC121366785 gene encoding LOW QUALITY PROTEIN: histidine protein methyltransferase 1 homolog (The sequence of the model RefSeq protein was modified relative to this genomic sequence to represent the inferred CDS: inserted 1 base in 1 codon; substituted 1 base at 1 genomic stop codon): protein MCTDNHHSDLLPGIYEGGLKIWECTYDLLDYASQMDLKRKRSIRFGVWILDYEGIYSLLMGSXITRSHFQDYNCXVIQFLTIPNVLLNISKTTRDINGVILGLLQKNHYFGVGGTMKNVLDLIEEGGNFQSLCY, encoded by the exons ATGTGTACTGATAACCACCATTCTGATCTCTTACCTGGTATCTACGAAGGTGGTCTGAAGATATGGGAATGTACTTATGATTTGCTAGATTATGCCTCACAAATGGATTTAAAGAGGAAACGCAGTATTAGATTTGGGGTGTGGATCTTGGATTATGAGGGTATATATTCATTGCTTATGGGGAGCTAAATCACGAGGTCTCATTTTCAAGACTATAATT AAGTAATACAATTTTTGActataccaaatgttttattgaacatcTCCAAAAC AACTCGTGATATAAATGGTGTTATATTAGGGCTGCTACAAAAAAATCACTATTTTGGTGTAGGTGGTaccatgaaaaatgttttagattTGATAGAGGAAGGAGGGAATTTTCAGTCACTGTGTTATTAA